A single window of Metallosphaera hakonensis JCM 8857 = DSM 7519 DNA harbors:
- a CDS encoding tRNA(Met) cytidine acetyltransferase TmcA, with protein sequence MKSPSNLDEMLADAQTGKYRNLVLVEGEYQEFLAKVLNTFIKINPKPSVAYYFHPWKEGSKRRLAWFESFLRPVDVDYSSSEKYLGSTFDMVIIDAIDDFRPSYISRAIETVRGGGLILIYTDKLHENKLYKSTLTRNGKVADLFEERIRRKLKEHRGIVYYHDGELLLRPFSSAEVSKPKRTKIGRYPELARLCYTDDQVKVLDEVDFLLEDGKKLLVITASRGRGKSSVMGLSLPLLIELSRFPLTVVVTSPTYWSGAEIMKFSELSLNALGKRYRRVTSKDGKILSLEVGDSRIRWLPPELARDYHGDLIIVDEAASLGKEFIDYVLRRWDKVALVTTVHGYEGSGKIFLRFLDKYEGDHDIQRLKLDSPVRYSKGDPIEKFLYDTFLLDVEADGENHVGQVVEISPDQLFHDEAKLRKVYGILVTAHYRNSPDDLMMLGDFTFQKIFVAETDVGVTQIVEEGDLTEEAVKSILQGEENLGHLIPHRLIKYWRAMEFSKFKGWRVMRIAVVPNLQGQGIGTQMLRNVENRAKEENLDWIGSSFQANYDVVKFWTKNGYIPVYLASKKNESLGGYSVIVIKPISDTARKIVDSLSLLLKDKLLRTSHQVYFNMDPRVIVSLLRSTPSVGLGVDMPDLYVRKIRAYLNGELPYNSVAESVHRLSEKYFTESKFDVDEQSLACLVSRSFQGKSWYHAGISLGIPSKIVETKLKEALSFILDKYKLN encoded by the coding sequence ATGAAGTCACCCTCTAACTTGGATGAAATGCTAGCGGACGCCCAAACGGGCAAATATAGGAACCTGGTATTAGTCGAGGGAGAGTATCAAGAATTCTTAGCGAAAGTCCTCAATACCTTTATCAAGATCAATCCTAAACCCTCAGTTGCCTATTACTTTCACCCTTGGAAGGAGGGAAGCAAGCGAAGGTTAGCCTGGTTTGAATCATTTCTGCGTCCAGTGGATGTAGATTACTCCTCCTCAGAAAAGTATCTAGGAAGCACCTTCGATATGGTCATAATTGACGCGATTGATGATTTCAGGCCATCTTACATTTCTAGAGCCATAGAGACTGTCAGGGGAGGAGGCTTGATATTAATCTATACGGATAAGTTGCATGAGAATAAACTGTATAAATCCACCTTAACCCGGAACGGAAAAGTTGCGGACCTATTTGAAGAGAGGATAAGGAGGAAGTTGAAAGAGCATAGGGGCATAGTTTACTACCACGATGGAGAGCTTCTTTTGAGGCCTTTCTCAAGCGCTGAGGTTTCTAAGCCCAAGAGAACTAAGATTGGCAGGTACCCAGAACTAGCTAGATTGTGCTATACAGACGACCAGGTAAAGGTGCTCGACGAAGTTGATTTTCTACTTGAAGATGGGAAAAAATTACTAGTAATTACTGCCTCTAGGGGGAGGGGAAAGAGTTCTGTCATGGGCCTCTCACTACCTTTGCTCATTGAACTTAGCAGATTCCCCTTGACAGTAGTAGTGACATCTCCCACTTACTGGTCGGGGGCGGAGATAATGAAGTTCTCAGAACTCTCTTTGAACGCTCTTGGGAAGAGATATAGACGAGTCACATCCAAGGACGGGAAGATATTGTCCTTAGAAGTTGGCGACAGCAGAATCAGATGGCTTCCCCCAGAATTGGCTAGAGATTATCACGGAGACCTAATCATAGTTGACGAAGCCGCGTCATTAGGCAAGGAGTTCATTGATTACGTATTGAGACGTTGGGATAAAGTAGCCTTAGTAACCACTGTTCATGGATATGAGGGATCAGGAAAAATCTTCCTCAGATTTCTCGACAAATATGAAGGGGATCACGATATTCAGAGACTTAAGCTAGACTCCCCAGTAAGGTACAGTAAGGGAGATCCAATTGAGAAGTTCCTATACGACACGTTTCTTCTGGATGTTGAGGCTGATGGGGAGAATCATGTTGGCCAAGTAGTTGAAATTTCTCCTGATCAGTTATTTCATGACGAAGCCAAATTAAGGAAAGTTTACGGGATTTTGGTAACGGCTCATTACAGAAATAGTCCCGACGATCTCATGATGCTCGGCGATTTCACCTTTCAAAAGATATTCGTTGCTGAGACTGACGTTGGAGTAACCCAAATAGTCGAGGAAGGTGACCTAACCGAGGAGGCAGTGAAATCGATCCTGCAAGGAGAAGAGAATCTAGGTCATCTGATTCCCCACCGCCTCATAAAATATTGGAGAGCAATGGAGTTCTCCAAATTTAAGGGTTGGCGGGTTATGAGAATAGCTGTAGTACCCAACCTTCAGGGCCAGGGGATAGGGACACAGATGCTTAGAAACGTTGAGAACAGGGCAAAAGAGGAAAACCTAGATTGGATAGGCTCTTCCTTTCAGGCCAACTACGACGTGGTCAAGTTCTGGACCAAAAATGGGTATATCCCAGTATATCTGGCCTCAAAAAAGAACGAAAGTTTAGGCGGTTACTCCGTGATCGTTATTAAGCCGATTAGTGATACCGCACGTAAGATAGTGGATAGCCTATCGCTTTTACTGAAGGACAAATTATTAAGAACCTCACACCAGGTTTACTTCAACATGGACCCCAGAGTAATAGTCTCTCTGTTGAGGTCAACTCCATCTGTGGGTTTGGGGGTAGACATGCCGGATCTCTATGTGAGGAAAATAAGAGCCTATCTGAATGGGGAACTCCCCTATAACTCTGTTGCCGAATCCGTACATAGGTTGAGTGAAAAATACTTCACAGAGTCAAAATTTGATGTAGATGAGCAGTCCCTAGCTTGCCTAGTGTCGAGGTCGTTTCAGGGAAAAAGTTGGTATCATGCAGGGATCTCCCTGGGAATCCCGAGCAAAATAGTGGAGACCAAGCTGAAGGAGGCACTTTCGTTTATTTTAGATAAATACAAATTAAATTAG
- a CDS encoding 2-hydroxyacid dehydrogenase yields MYKILVTRRLPGSWLDMLKQLAEVEMWDGIDAPPKSWILSKISDKDGIIVTLTEKIDKEVIDAGRELKVISTYSVGYDHIDVPYAKARGIRVTYTPEVLTDATADLIFGLMIAVSRRIVEGDRMIRSGGWNVPWYPEFMLGKEISHSTLGILGMGRIGKAVLKRAKGFDMNVIFNSRRQHDVDARYVDLDSLLSQSDFLVVTVDLNKDTYHMLDYSKLTKMKSSAFLINASRGAIINQADLVKVLSEGKIAGAALDVFEKEPLGPDDPLTKFSNVVLTPHLGSATRETREKMAEVAVKNLINCLRGESPLYEVTL; encoded by the coding sequence ATGTATAAGATCTTGGTTACTAGGAGATTGCCTGGATCTTGGCTAGACATGTTAAAGCAGTTAGCCGAAGTTGAGATGTGGGATGGGATTGATGCCCCTCCTAAATCATGGATATTATCAAAGATAAGCGATAAAGATGGTATAATTGTAACTCTAACAGAGAAAATAGACAAAGAGGTAATTGATGCGGGAAGGGAGCTTAAAGTAATTAGTACCTATAGCGTTGGTTATGATCATATTGATGTGCCCTATGCTAAGGCACGTGGGATCAGAGTAACTTACACCCCAGAGGTCCTAACTGACGCCACCGCAGATCTGATCTTTGGGCTAATGATAGCCGTTAGTAGGAGGATAGTAGAGGGAGATAGAATGATTAGGTCTGGAGGCTGGAATGTTCCGTGGTATCCCGAGTTCATGTTAGGTAAGGAGATAAGTCATAGTACGTTGGGAATCCTGGGTATGGGGAGAATAGGAAAGGCAGTTCTCAAGAGAGCTAAGGGCTTTGATATGAACGTGATCTTCAATAGCAGAAGACAACATGATGTAGATGCGAGGTATGTTGACCTAGATAGTCTGCTCTCCCAATCTGATTTCCTCGTTGTTACTGTGGACTTGAACAAGGACACCTATCACATGTTGGACTACTCGAAATTAACCAAAATGAAAAGTTCAGCATTTCTCATAAACGCATCAAGGGGAGCCATAATTAATCAAGCTGATCTGGTCAAGGTTTTGTCTGAGGGTAAGATCGCGGGTGCTGCGCTGGATGTTTTTGAGAAGGAACCCTTGGGTCCAGACGATCCACTTACCAAGTTCTCCAATGTAGTTCTTACGCCACACCTCGGGAGTGCCACTAGGGAGACTCGCGAAAAGATGGCCGAGGTTGCCGTGAAGAACCTCATCAACTGTCTTAGAGGAGAGAGCCCGCTTTATGAAGTCACCCTCTAA
- a CDS encoding MFS transporter codes for MKPYIHATLASTVAWAGNIYDLLIITYVYSYIEKTFGISYTLVSLLFSLGLLGRVVGGTLFGRLADKYGRKPILMLTTLGYSLFHGIMAFSPDLPVLFVSRTLEGIFMGGEWTAGTIVAYESAPVSIRGILTGIVQSGYGIGYAFTGLTYLFFSSTMSQDWRLFLATGAFPILLVPYMKLKVPESRASFIKTVRVRYRDYSNLILKSTMAMSGMFIAYFSVFGNYPTFAIKLINMTPSELGLTLLVSNLFLAFSFILFGRLADRVNIRKLIYGALVTLSLSLIFTVPGFIQVGSLTSIISTVIYASSCGFWPLIPLLLAHSVPTEIRGLLSGMSYNIGGLMGGITEVLTGISMEYLGVLGMAKVIDVLNILAFITVFISVISWPRASIQNQ; via the coding sequence ATGAAACCGTACATCCATGCCACGTTAGCCTCAACTGTTGCGTGGGCAGGGAACATTTATGATCTATTAATAATTACCTACGTCTACAGTTACATAGAGAAGACCTTTGGTATTAGTTACACGTTGGTGTCTCTTCTTTTCTCCTTAGGTTTACTGGGGAGAGTTGTTGGGGGAACTTTATTCGGAAGGTTAGCCGACAAGTACGGAAGAAAGCCTATCTTAATGCTTACAACTCTTGGCTATTCATTATTTCATGGAATAATGGCGTTTTCGCCAGACCTGCCCGTGCTTTTCGTATCAAGAACCCTAGAGGGAATTTTTATGGGAGGAGAATGGACCGCTGGCACTATCGTAGCCTATGAGAGTGCCCCAGTGTCCATCAGAGGAATACTTACGGGAATAGTTCAATCTGGGTACGGGATTGGATACGCCTTCACTGGACTTACATATCTATTTTTCTCTTCTACGATGTCCCAGGACTGGAGGCTCTTCCTTGCTACTGGAGCCTTCCCCATATTACTTGTCCCTTACATGAAACTCAAAGTTCCAGAATCCAGAGCCTCCTTTATTAAGACCGTAAGGGTGAGATACAGGGATTACAGTAACTTGATCTTAAAATCCACTATGGCCATGTCGGGTATGTTTATAGCGTATTTCTCTGTCTTTGGGAATTATCCAACCTTCGCAATTAAATTGATCAATATGACTCCATCTGAGCTCGGTCTGACTCTCCTTGTTTCAAATCTTTTCCTTGCCTTTTCATTTATATTATTTGGAAGACTTGCGGATAGGGTTAATATTAGGAAACTAATATATGGTGCACTGGTCACGCTTTCGTTATCTTTAATATTTACTGTACCAGGATTCATTCAAGTCGGTAGTCTGACTTCAATCATTTCCACTGTTATTTACGCATCGTCTTGCGGTTTCTGGCCTTTGATTCCTCTTCTTCTCGCTCACTCGGTTCCCACAGAAATAAGAGGACTTCTATCTGGAATGTCCTATAACATAGGTGGACTAATGGGAGGAATTACTGAGGTATTAACTGGGATCTCTATGGAGTACCTCGGAGTTTTAGGTATGGCTAAGGTCATAGATGTCCTTAATATATTAGCATTCATAACTGTCTTTATCTCTGTAATTTCGTGGCCAAGGGCCTCGATCCAAAATCAGTGA